A region of the Anolis carolinensis isolate JA03-04 chromosome 1, rAnoCar3.1.pri, whole genome shotgun sequence genome:
tTCTTGTGATTTTGCCTCACAAtaggtcctccacatttgtgggctctacttttgcagatttgattcttCATTGATTCGTTAAAAATGTTCTCCACTGTGAATCTATGATCAAATTCCTCCAGAAACTAACCacaaaatcatgctggaggaccgagaaattcctggagagatggtctctcaggtaaaaaaagatACTAAATGTCTTATTcgttgtttttcattttcatggggatCTTATGCCcctaatccaggcatgggcaaactttggctctccaggtgttttgaacttcagctcccacaattcctagcagctggtaagctggctgggatttctgggaggcgcaaagtttgcccatgcctgctctaacccctgcaaatgtggaaggctagcTGTATATTTAAAGAAACATACTTTCCCTCCACACATTCAGTGAAAATGTGTGGGAGAGGAGACTGAGTGAATATTGAAGTATTCTGAAGCACCTGTAGTACATTGTTATATTTATAGCTGTCCTGGTGCAAATATTTTCCAAAGAAATATCATTTCCATATACAGCACCTATTGTTCCTTCTTATTATTCatatgcagaggcggttcaaccaccaagccaactaggcagttgcctgtggcgccatcttgttgggggcgccatcgaggcaactcctgtctcctgcggcctgcttccacaaggtattgaactgctttttctgttgatttgttgtaaaacatgatgttttggtgcttgggtggaaaatcttaatgtaatttgatgtttaataggcttttccttaatccctccttattatcaaacattttcgcttatccaacgcctttatttttcagtgattggtttgtggggggggggggtggtgccaaaattctgttcgcctacacttgaaaaatacctagggccggctctgttcatATGCTACAAAGAACTGCGTCAGTCTACTTCCCTTACTCCTTTCCCCTTCATTGACAGGGAAAGAAACACATTTCGTCATTCTCCACAGACAGTATTAGAAGGCTTGAATGAACATCACAAAAGAGATGCCGAATTAGGAGAAGAAGCTCAGAAAAGGTCATTGGAAGTATCACAATGCAGTTTAAGTTGCTGGAAGTGTTTCCAGATAAAAAAATAACAGACATAGGTTGTTGAGGGGTGGTggtctttgtattgttttaatattgaaaaaaatatgagAAAAGTTCCAGTTGGAATTCTAACATCACGCCTGTCATTGCTAAGAGCAGCTTCAGATGGAGGCGTTTTCTTCAGAACAGCAGTAGGGAAAAAGAGAATTAAACTGTCCCTCCCCATCTGCTGAAGTTCAACTGGCTATCACCTGCTGCTAGCTGCActtcttggtgtgtgtgtgtgtgtgtgtgtgtgtgtgtgtgtgtgtgtgtgtgtgttaaacatAAAGAAACGCTGAATGTCATATTTTATGTCTCTGCAGTGCATGCAAAGTAAGGCTGGGCAGGCAGTAGACAAGCCATTGTGCCATTTTGGGCTCTTCCAGAGTTCTAGATGGCCACTGTTCCAAGCCACTGGTATCAAACATAAATTAAAGCTGTTTTGAATGTGAGGCCCTCTATACCCAATACCTTTAAaagtctgtgtgagcagacaccgatgccacatacacacatatgggttttcacttttattattgatatagaatatatagaatatagaatagaatagatagTAGCTTGGTAGTTTgaatgtgttttggttattggatttgaaaacttgaactctaatactggacattaaactttatattactggactatatttgacttttcctgaaaggactattgctggactatatactctgcttatttttgtttgattcttttattgctttaataaagatattagattgtttattggcctccgtgttggtttccagtgctcacgcagcttagAGGCGTCACAGTTGGTCACATATATTACCAGTGTCACTAGGGTTGGTgccaccagggccggccctaggtaattttcaagtgtaggcaaacagaatgttgatgcccccccaaaccaatcactgaaaaataaaagcgttggataagcaaaaatgttggataataaggagggattaaagaaaatcctattaaacatcaaattatattatgattttacaaattaagcaccaaaacatcatgttttacaacacattgacaaaaaagcagttcaatacatggtaatgttatgtaggaattactatatttgcgaatttagcaccaaacattgaattgggatatagggcagtgtgggctcagataacccagttcaaagcagatattgtgggttattctgctttgatattctgggttatatggctgtgtggaagagccctgagggtccttccacacagccatattgtagtgtctcagagacccccgagtcatgaccccatcgctattacggagcagaccgaagaagagatggggtttctgccatttccgcttgattccgtccctttccaggtgcccactgtggacagttctagcccacagttcataagaaagggccttggctctcagcccggttctccagagaatgttagttttgaccgctGATTATTTTGGGAGGCTTCGCACGCGGAAAAACAGATTTCGAGAAGGAGCACTCGTTTAGCAgagaaagcaagcgttaattaggctggttcccttgagagttttcagggaggactgcatctggcaaagttgttgactttggtcattttcccttgggaaagagcacggacacctggctgaggaggagagcaaagttccataaaagttctgggcaccaaatagattttgcggtgttcaacgtgtcagttgagggattcacatcgactctggttctgcagcgcgctactctcgagtagaccagctgcctctcgtctccctgtcaagcctggacagtgaCTCAGCTTTACcatgactaactttgccttgccttgcatcctagcctcggattgaggCCTGAAACTctggacagatcttgccttaattccccactcaaacagcctaaaggtttgagtgtgtttcggttattggatttaaaactttgaactctaatactggacatctgcttccatattactggactatatttgacctttcctgaaaggtctactgctggactatatactcttatttttagttgtctcctttatttccttaataaagatattagattgtttattggccttcgtgtctgattcccagtgctcacgctgcctgaggtgtcacacatataacccagaatatcaaggcagataatccacaattaaaagaccaccgaaagggaatctggcctcggtattaaaaaaaactctaaaatcaggacaataaataaagaacaccactcagaaaacagacgaattccaaacaggaaacaatcagggccatctaacacctcccaataatggattcccccagacaggaagcagacaggctttgaagttgctaagccattcaatgctaatcaaggtggccacttacaacattcacacttgcctcaaggactgacattccacatatatataaaccccatttgcctagtttccaagagacctcgctGGAAGCAGTGGCGTGCGCGCTCTCCAGCTGCTTCAACCGGCGGGAGGcagcctcaactgcaccccccaaACGATGGCACCCGaggcaactgcctaaattgccttatggGTGAACCACCCCTGGGTGCCACTAAGAGCAGTCACTCTCATGAGCCTCCTCCTGTACCAGATCAGACTACAATATCATAGCTAAAAGATTATTAAACAAAACACCAAGGAAAGCAATAGTGTGTGGTTGTAATGTGTGCCGACAAAACCTCCTGATTGCAGGTATCActgtaattggataaaaatgagAGTTCTGAAAAAGTGAAGATGGCGTCGGCCACCAGCATCGTCCGGAGGCTTCACAATTTTTTCTCGGGGAGAGACCTCCAAGCAAAGCTGCAGCTGCGCTACATGGAGATCTCCAAAAGGACGCAGCCTCCTCCGCATCTCCCCGTGGGGCCCAACCACAAGTTGGCCGCCAATTCGTACTGCGCTCGGGacggacgcagagagaccttcccTCCAGTCATCCTGGTCTCTCCACAGAAGGCACTGCCGGCCGCCAGCCCAGGGTCTTCAGTCGCCACGGTGGAGAAGAAACCGGTCATGCCGGGCTTCCAGCCGCAGAAATGGGAACTCTCTAAGGACAAAACCTATTCGTGATACGGGGCGGCCCTGTATCCCTAAAGCCTCTGTAATTTGGATTCAATAAACACAGTccctaatttaatttaaaaaaatgagagtTCTGACTGGAGCATATACGCATTAGAAGGTTGAATAGTAGTACTgagttttagccttgtagatCTATAGCTACAGTACAAGTAAGCTGGATTTACAAACTGTTTTGTGGTCTAATAACTAcatctttatttaaaataataaatttatgttTTAACACTGCACAAAAGCTTTATAGACAGTCATTTTAGTGTCATCCCCTCTGGTGGTGTCACCTGTTACAGTTCGAACCCACTGCAACTCCCTGATGGTGATGCTGAAATATGTCCctgatttcatctgtgaaatattgaagaGTATGGCATCAAACCCACGGCCTATGCAGCTCAGCAGAATCTATTGGTTTATTTCAATTGACCTtttttctcagtggctgcctctcgactctggaactcccttcttcccagggaagtcagaatgTCCCCCTCCCTACTGTCATTCCagtgacaggctaaaacctttttagtcagacaggcttttaaagaagagttTTTAAAATCAGGCCAGGGGGTGCTGAGGTTTTAACTCTGAATAATTTAGAATAaatttttaaggattttaactgtttacattttaataccattaatttttaattctattttaatgtttgtatgtttttgaggtttgaaattgtattgtattggttttactgtaaactgctttgaatctcgtttttggaaagagaaagtggggtaacaataataatgattaataaataaataaataaactgagtcTGTGTCAGTAATAGCCACTACCACCCCTTCCCTGTGCTCTCTGATTTTAGTTGCACCATAGCTGGGAATAGATTGAGCtttcctaggctggatctacactgccctatatcccaggatctcatcccagattatctgctttgaattggattatatgagcctccacttccatataatctggaataagcggataatctgggatcagatcctgggatgtaggacagtatagaaggggccctagtgtaATGGCCTTAGAGcagtttccaaactttggtcctccgggtgttttggacttcaattcccaggagCCCCAGGCATCTGGGCCAACGTTAAGTAATTCTGAGAGCTGAGTCTCAAATATCTTGAGAAACAAAGTTGAATAATCACTCCAATTACTCTGTTGTTTTTTTACAATCATTTTTTTATATTATCATAATTTAATACATTCATTATACCCCATTTGTTTAAAAGCAGACACATAATATTCAACACAATCTACCATTCATTAACTTTTGGCATCTTTAGACTCTCTTTGGAACCAATGCTATTGAGACATTTTGAGCGAACTCCTGCCTTTTAAATGTTTCCACTAAACTGCTGAATAATCTCTTTTCACAGCTATACCTCCTGCCAAGGCAGATTGCTTCCAAACCTTGAGGTTACAATCTTACAATACATGACTCACAgaagcaatacaatttaaaaggcACAGGATTTCTCCACAGTAAGATAAGGTGGGGTGGGAATAAAGAGGAGAGAGCCATTTGACTGAgccaaaatgaaaatataaattattggcttttgtgtttgtatgtgtctTTAATAAGTGTTTGTCCACCACCAACAGGGATCACAATCAGTGCAAAAGAGACACAAGGAGAACCCATACATTCTCCTTCCGCAGAGAGTAATTCTTATGCAAGACAGCTTCCATCTTAACAAACACATCAAAAACTGTGTCATTATCCTCtctagagacagagacagatgacTACACTGCCAAAGGTAAAGCTTTACCACATTCCATAACAATAGCGGCTTCATCCATATGAGAATCACGCAAGTAGCTTCCGCCAACATATTACTGTTGCGTTTCATGCAAGGATCACTGAAATTATATGGTCACGAGATACAAAAGAGAGGAATGAAAATCATAATGTTCTTTTCTATACTATCAATTAGTGTATATCATTCTCTATCTGAACGAGGAGTGAATATACCCATACTCATCTacccatcctccctccctcctcagtTTCTTTCTCTAAGACTGAGGAACACTACATTTATTTGAATCTTGGATCCTGCTTTtaactctttcttttctttacacccttcttaaatgtattttacagggaatacaaggataaaaattaCATGTTACATGTTTGCAGTGGACCCCCGAGGTCGCAACAGGTTCACAGAGGCCTTGCAGGCCAACGTCCAGCGGCTAAAGGAGTACCACTCCAAGCTCATCCTGTTCCCCAGGAAGCCTTCTGCGCCTAAGAATGGAGACAGTCCAGCAGAAGAGctcaagatggccatccagctctccGGACCAGTTATGCCCATAACGAATGTTCACAAGAAAGAGAAGGCCCAGGTCAGCACCGAGGAGAAGAATTTCAAGGCCTTTGCCAGCCTGCGCATGGTCAGAGCCAATGTGCGGCTCTTCGGCATCCAG
Encoded here:
- the LOC134292603 gene encoding large ribosomal subunit protein eL13-like, whose product is MFAVDPRGRNRFTEALQANVQRLKEYHSKLILFPRKPSAPKNGDSPAEELKMAIQLSGPVMPITNVHKKEKAQVSTEEKNFKAFASLRMVRANVRLFGIQDKRAKEAAEQEVEKKK
- the LOC100564898 gene encoding NADH dehydrogenase [ubiquinone] 1 alpha subcomplex subunit 7, yielding MASATSIVRRLHNFFSGRDLQAKLQLRYMEISKRTQPPPHLPVGPNHKLAANSYCARDGRRETFPPVILVSPQKALPAASPGSSVATVEKKPVMPGFQPQKWELSKDKTYS